One window of Trifolium pratense cultivar HEN17-A07 linkage group LG5, ARS_RC_1.1, whole genome shotgun sequence genomic DNA carries:
- the LOC123887253 gene encoding SNARE-interacting protein KEULE-like isoform X2: MSLTDSDSSSYGGEYKNLKQISRERLLHEMLRSAKTGDSKSTWKVLIMDKLTVKIMSHSCKMADITDEGVSLVEDIYKRRQPLPTMDAIYFIQPTRENVIMFLSDMSGRKPLYRKAFVFFSSPIAKELVMEIKKDTLVLPRIGALREMNLEYFAIDTQGFITNNERALEELFGDEENNRQAVACLNVMATRIASVFASLREFPFVRFRAARSSLDANTMTTFHDLIPTKLAAGVWDCLMKYKKSIPNFPQTETCELLIIDRTIDQIAPVIHEWTYDAMCHDLLNMEGNKYVHQVPGKNGGPPERKEVLLEDHDPIWLELRHAHIADASERLHEKMTNFISKNKAAQIHHGSRGSGEMSTRDLQKMVQALPQYSEQIDKLSLHVEIAGKVNNTIRESGLRELGQLEQDLVFGDAGMKEVIKFLTTKEDTSRENKLRLLMILAAIYPEKFEGEKGLNLMKVAKLTDDDAIAINNLRVLGGEPDAKKTSTSGFALKFDMHKKKRAVRKNRAEEETWQLSRFYPIIEELIEKVSKNELSKEDYPCLNDPSPSFHGTPYAGPVTPNPPAHSLRSRRTPTWARPRGSDDGYSSDSVLKHTSSDFKKMGQRIFIFIVGGATRSELRVCHKLTGKLKREVILGSSSIDDPAQFITKLKMLTTARELSLDDLQI; the protein is encoded by the exons atgTCGCTTACAGATTCCGATTCTTCCTCTTATGGCGGTGAATACAAAAACCTCAAACAAATTAGCCGCGAGA GATTATTACATGAAATGCTCCGGTCAGCGAAAACAGGGGATTCAAAATCTACATGGAAG GTGCTAATAATGGACAAACTCACTGTAAAGATAATGTCTCACTCTTGCAAGATGGCAGATATCACGGATGAAGGTGTTTCAT TGGTTGAAGACATATACAAGCGAAGGCAGCCATTGCCCACCATGGATGCTATATACTTCATCCAGCCAACCAGAGAGAA TGTAATAATGTTTTTGTCAGACATGTCTGGAAGGAAACCCTTATACAGGAA agcatttgttttcttcagttCACCTATTGCCAAAGAATTGGTGATGGAGATTAAGAAAGATACACTGGTTTTGCCTCGCATAGGTGCTTTAAGAGAG ATGAATTTAGAGTATTTTGCCATCGACACTCAG GGTTTCATTACAAACAACGAGAGAGCTTTAGAGGAGCTATTTGGGGACGAGGAAAATAATAGGCAAGCTGTTGCTTGTTTGAATGTGATGGCTACTCGGATTGCTTCAGTTTTTGCTTCATTAAGA GAATTTCCTTTTGTTCGCTTTCGTGCTGCCAGGTCATCATTAGATGCGAACACAATGACTACTTTCCACGATCTTATTCCTACAAAGCTTGCTGCCGGTGTCTGGGACTGTcttatgaaatataaaaaaagtatacCTAATTTTCCTCAGACTGAGACATGCGAGTTGCTTATCATTGATAGAACCATCGATCAG ATTGCTCCTGTGATACATGAATGGACTTATGATGCCATGTGCCATGATTTGTTGAATATGGAGGGAAATAAATATGTTCATCAG GTTCCTGGCAAGAATGGTGGTCCACCTGAGAGAAAAGAAGTTCTGCTTGAAGATCATGATCCTATATGGCTTGAACTTCGTCATGCACACATTGCTGAT GCTAGTGAACGGTTGCATGAGAAGATGACCAACTTCATTTCAAAGAATAAAGCTGCACAAATCCATCATGGATCGAG GGGTAGTGGTGAAATGTCAACAAGGGACTTACAGAAGATGGTTCAAGCACTTCCACAATATAGTGAACAAATTGACAAACTCTCCCTCCATGTAGAG ATTGCAGGAAAAGTTAACAACACTATTAGGGAGTCAGGACTTCGGGAACTTGGGCAGCTAGAGCAAGATCTTGTTTTTGGAGATGCAGGAATGAAAGAAGTAATCAAGTTTTTGACTACGAAAGAA GATACATCTCGTGAAAACAAGTTGCGATTGTTAATGATTCTGGCAGCCATATATCCTGAGAAATTTGAGGGTGAAAAAGGTCTTAATTTGATGAAG GTGGCAAAGTTGACAGATGATGACGCGATTGCTATAAATAATTTGAGAGTTCTTGGAGGAGAACCTGATGCCAAAAAAACTTCAACCAGTGGCTTTGCTCTTAAGTTTGACATGCACAAG AAAAAGCGCGCAGTAAGGAAAAATCGTGCAGAAGAAGAAACGTGGCAGCTATCACGCTTTTATCCCATAATTGAG GAACTCATTGAAAAAGTTAGTAAAAATGAATTATCGAAGGAAGACTATCCATGTCTAAATGATCCAAGCCCATCTTTCCATGGTACACCATATGCTGGACCCGTAACTCCAAATCCTCCTGCTCATTCCCTTAGATCAAGGCGAACACCAACTTGGGCTCGACCTCGAGGCTCTGATGATGGATATTCAAg CGATTCGGTGCTTAAACATACATCCAGTGATTTCAAGAAGATGGGGCAAAGAATATTCATATTCATTGTTGGTGGAGCGACTAGATCTGAG CTTAGGGTTTGCCACAAGCTTACTGGTAAGCTCAAGAGGGAAGTTATTCTGGGCTCGTCAAGTATCGATGATCCTGCACAATTTATTACG aAATTGAAGATGCTAACAACGGCTCGAGAACTTTCATTGGATGATCTCCAGATATGA
- the LOC123887253 gene encoding SNARE-interacting protein KEULE-like isoform X1 — protein MSLTDSDSSSYGGEYKNLKQISRERLLHEMLRSAKTGDSKSTWKVLIMDKLTVKIMSHSCKMADITDEGVSLVEDIYKRRQPLPTMDAIYFIQPTRENVIMFLSDMSGRKPLYRKYAFFILDISIFAISSSLPLIGFQACYILCSCRAFVFFSSPIAKELVMEIKKDTLVLPRIGALREMNLEYFAIDTQGFITNNERALEELFGDEENNRQAVACLNVMATRIASVFASLREFPFVRFRAARSSLDANTMTTFHDLIPTKLAAGVWDCLMKYKKSIPNFPQTETCELLIIDRTIDQIAPVIHEWTYDAMCHDLLNMEGNKYVHQVPGKNGGPPERKEVLLEDHDPIWLELRHAHIADASERLHEKMTNFISKNKAAQIHHGSRGSGEMSTRDLQKMVQALPQYSEQIDKLSLHVEIAGKVNNTIRESGLRELGQLEQDLVFGDAGMKEVIKFLTTKEDTSRENKLRLLMILAAIYPEKFEGEKGLNLMKVAKLTDDDAIAINNLRVLGGEPDAKKTSTSGFALKFDMHKKKRAVRKNRAEEETWQLSRFYPIIEELIEKVSKNELSKEDYPCLNDPSPSFHGTPYAGPVTPNPPAHSLRSRRTPTWARPRGSDDGYSSDSVLKHTSSDFKKMGQRIFIFIVGGATRSELRVCHKLTGKLKREVILGSSSIDDPAQFITKLKMLTTARELSLDDLQI, from the exons atgTCGCTTACAGATTCCGATTCTTCCTCTTATGGCGGTGAATACAAAAACCTCAAACAAATTAGCCGCGAGA GATTATTACATGAAATGCTCCGGTCAGCGAAAACAGGGGATTCAAAATCTACATGGAAG GTGCTAATAATGGACAAACTCACTGTAAAGATAATGTCTCACTCTTGCAAGATGGCAGATATCACGGATGAAGGTGTTTCAT TGGTTGAAGACATATACAAGCGAAGGCAGCCATTGCCCACCATGGATGCTATATACTTCATCCAGCCAACCAGAGAGAA TGTAATAATGTTTTTGTCAGACATGTCTGGAAGGAAACCCTTATACAGGAAGTACGCATTCTTTATATTAGATATCTCTATTTTTGCAATTTCATCTTCACTTCCACTTATTGGTTTTCAAGCCTGTTATATTCTGTGTTCTTGTAGagcatttgttttcttcagttCACCTATTGCCAAAGAATTGGTGATGGAGATTAAGAAAGATACACTGGTTTTGCCTCGCATAGGTGCTTTAAGAGAG ATGAATTTAGAGTATTTTGCCATCGACACTCAG GGTTTCATTACAAACAACGAGAGAGCTTTAGAGGAGCTATTTGGGGACGAGGAAAATAATAGGCAAGCTGTTGCTTGTTTGAATGTGATGGCTACTCGGATTGCTTCAGTTTTTGCTTCATTAAGA GAATTTCCTTTTGTTCGCTTTCGTGCTGCCAGGTCATCATTAGATGCGAACACAATGACTACTTTCCACGATCTTATTCCTACAAAGCTTGCTGCCGGTGTCTGGGACTGTcttatgaaatataaaaaaagtatacCTAATTTTCCTCAGACTGAGACATGCGAGTTGCTTATCATTGATAGAACCATCGATCAG ATTGCTCCTGTGATACATGAATGGACTTATGATGCCATGTGCCATGATTTGTTGAATATGGAGGGAAATAAATATGTTCATCAG GTTCCTGGCAAGAATGGTGGTCCACCTGAGAGAAAAGAAGTTCTGCTTGAAGATCATGATCCTATATGGCTTGAACTTCGTCATGCACACATTGCTGAT GCTAGTGAACGGTTGCATGAGAAGATGACCAACTTCATTTCAAAGAATAAAGCTGCACAAATCCATCATGGATCGAG GGGTAGTGGTGAAATGTCAACAAGGGACTTACAGAAGATGGTTCAAGCACTTCCACAATATAGTGAACAAATTGACAAACTCTCCCTCCATGTAGAG ATTGCAGGAAAAGTTAACAACACTATTAGGGAGTCAGGACTTCGGGAACTTGGGCAGCTAGAGCAAGATCTTGTTTTTGGAGATGCAGGAATGAAAGAAGTAATCAAGTTTTTGACTACGAAAGAA GATACATCTCGTGAAAACAAGTTGCGATTGTTAATGATTCTGGCAGCCATATATCCTGAGAAATTTGAGGGTGAAAAAGGTCTTAATTTGATGAAG GTGGCAAAGTTGACAGATGATGACGCGATTGCTATAAATAATTTGAGAGTTCTTGGAGGAGAACCTGATGCCAAAAAAACTTCAACCAGTGGCTTTGCTCTTAAGTTTGACATGCACAAG AAAAAGCGCGCAGTAAGGAAAAATCGTGCAGAAGAAGAAACGTGGCAGCTATCACGCTTTTATCCCATAATTGAG GAACTCATTGAAAAAGTTAGTAAAAATGAATTATCGAAGGAAGACTATCCATGTCTAAATGATCCAAGCCCATCTTTCCATGGTACACCATATGCTGGACCCGTAACTCCAAATCCTCCTGCTCATTCCCTTAGATCAAGGCGAACACCAACTTGGGCTCGACCTCGAGGCTCTGATGATGGATATTCAAg CGATTCGGTGCTTAAACATACATCCAGTGATTTCAAGAAGATGGGGCAAAGAATATTCATATTCATTGTTGGTGGAGCGACTAGATCTGAG CTTAGGGTTTGCCACAAGCTTACTGGTAAGCTCAAGAGGGAAGTTATTCTGGGCTCGTCAAGTATCGATGATCCTGCACAATTTATTACG aAATTGAAGATGCTAACAACGGCTCGAGAACTTTCATTGGATGATCTCCAGATATGA
- the LOC123887254 gene encoding uncharacterized protein LOC123887254, whose amino-acid sequence MQGRGGPGGGRDPFSDFGAPFGGFGGHGSFGPGLMSSFFGGRDPFDDPFFNRPFGGMFQSSMFGGLSPFPPEMQRSGILDGPSGFPFPREMQQSGFPFAPDMQPSGLPFNPNMHPSGFLEHSEPSSRRGPIIQELDSDDENENAMEEKIENPKKHRRSSIEPSVEHPDDEFEGKKIRHVQGRNEYNRFNAQQLQPQPQTRSFSFQSSTVSYGGPNGTYYTSSKTRRTGSDGVTLEESKEADSSTRQASHRISRGLHDKGHTLSRKLNPDGKVDTMQTLHNINEEELSGFEEEWKGKGQKYMPGWSGSIGASHSGQAEHAGQGGWLLPSSEHSHPAGTPEIRGKVSSSHAQGRLKTDSNGRGAYHPGRQGQN is encoded by the exons ATGCAAGGACGCGGTGGGCCTGGTGGTGGTAGGGATCCTTTCTCTGACTTTGGTGCCCCTTTCGGTGGTTTTGGAGGCCATGGTTCCTTTGGACCGGGTTTAATGTCCAGTTTTTTTGGGGGAAGGGACCCGTTTGATGATCCCTTCTTCAACAGACCTTTTGGAGGGATGTTCCAGTCTAGTATGTTTGGTGGTTTGTCTCCTTTTCCTCCAGAAATGCAGCGGTCTGGCATTTTGGATGGTCCGTCTGGGTTTCCTTTTCCTCGGGAAATGCAACAATCTGGTTTTCCTTTTGCTCCAGATATGCAGCCATCTGGATTACCATTCAACCCGAACATGCATCCATCTGGGTTTCTTGAGCATTCAGAGCCTAGTAGTCGAAGGGGCCCAATCATTCAGGAATTGGACTCTGATGATGAAAATGAGAATGCAATGGAAGAGAAGATAGAAAATCCTAAAAAGCATAGACGGTCAAGCATTGAACCTTCTGTTGAACATCCAGATGATGAATTTGAAG GGAAGAAGATCAGACATGTGCAGGGTAGAAATGAGTACAACAGGTTCAATGCTCAACAGCTTCAGCCTCAGCCTCAAACTCGCAGCTTCAGCTTCCAGAGCTCAACAGTTAGCTATGGTGGTCCAAATGGAACATATTATACTTCATCAAAGACAAGGAGGACCGGAAGTGACGGA GTGACACTTGAGGAGAGCAAGGAGGCTGATAGTTCCACAAGGCAAGCTTCTCACAGGATTTCTAGAGGCCTGCATGACAAG GGGCACACCCTTTCAAGAAAACTTAATCCAGATGGTAAGGTGGATACTATGCAGACTCTGCACAACATCAATGAAG AAGAACTTTCTGGCTTTGAAGAAGAATGGAAGGGAAAGGGTCAAAAGTACATGCCTGGATGGAGCGGGAGTATTG gaGCTAGCCATAGTGGACAAGCTGAGCATGCTGGGCAGGGAGGTTGGCTGCTCCCTTCATCGGAGCATAGTCATCCTGCGGGAACACCCGAAATTAGAGGTAAAGTGAGTTCTTCTCACGCACAGGGGAGGTTGAAGACAGATTCAAATGGTAGGGGTGCATACCACCCAGGAAGGCAGGGCCAAAATTAA
- the LOC123887255 gene encoding peptidyl-tRNA hydrolase ICT1, mitochondrial, with product MYGMATTSSRMVKGILLLHLSSTSTPPSSLLRLLTRDFSRPLLLSSLQLNRSHHATAIRCASSSASDSGNKKVSSRLSQVQQLLNEAEHRSLSADTNAPIPKITLDHVTVNFARSGGPGGQNVNKVNTKVDMRFNVENAYWLSERVREKIIQMEKNRINKDGELVISSTKTRTQKGNVEDALAKLQEIIDAASYVPPPPSEEQKKKIAKLAAIGEHKRLKSKKVQSDKKAQRRSKSSWD from the exons ATGTATGGTATGGCTACAACAAGCAGTAGAATGGTGAAGGGGATTTTGCTATTACACCTCTCTTCCACTTCCACACCTCCTTCTTCTCTGCTTCGTCTTCTTACTCGCGACTTTTCTCGCCCTCTGTTACTCTCTTCTCTTCAATTAAACCGTTCGCACCATGCCACTGCAATTCGATGCGCTTCCTCCTCAGCTTCAGATTCTGGTAACAAAAAAGTATCCTCTCGGTTATCACAGGTCCAACAGCTTCTCAATGAAGCTGAACATCGATCTCTCTCCGCCGATACCAATGCCCCTATTCCTAAAATCACTTTGg ATCATGTTACTGTGAATTTTGCCAGAAGTGGAGGACCTGGGGGTCAGAATGTCAATAAAG TGAACACCAAGGTCGACATGCGGTTCAATGTTGAAAATGCATATTGGCTAAGTGAAAGGGTCAGGGAGAAAATTATACAAATG GAGAAAAATCGCATAAACAAGGATGGAGAGCTTGTGATTTCTTCAACCAAAACTAGAACGCAGAA gggAAATGTTGAGGATGCTTTGGCAAAGCTTCAG GAAATCATTGATGCAGCATCTTATGTTCCACCACCTCCATCAGAAgagcaaaaaaagaaaatagcgAAGCT GGCTGCCATAGGAGAGCACAAACGCCTCAAAAGCAAGAAGGTGCAATCGGATAAGAAAGCGCAAAGAAGAAGTAAAAGTAGTTGGGACTAA
- the LOC123887256 gene encoding uncharacterized protein LOC123887256 codes for MKLVWSPETASKAYIETVQKCKLSRGSGVPELISAMAAGWKAKLILETWSSSEEGGGVIETSIGLSIARKHTCGRHVCIVPNEKSKLEYSQKMGESITSTEIIVGEAEEIMKDLIEEIDFMVVDCKIIRDFVRVLKVAKLSVNGAVLVCKNASLRSGNFKWENVVLVEEESRRVVRSVFLPVGMGVDIAHVSAVGGNLGKDGSGRRNKRWIKHVDQRSGEMHVIRR; via the coding sequence atgaaacttGTCTGGTCCCCTGAAACAGCATCAAAAGCATACATAGAAACAGTACAAAAATGCAAACTTTCACGTGGATCAGGAGTACCAGAGCTAATTTCAGCCATGGCAGCAGGTTGGAAAGCAAAACTAATACTCGAAACATGGTCATCATCAGAAGAAGGAGGAGGTGTAATAGAAACAAGTATAGGTTTATCAATAGCAAGAAAACACACGTGTGGTAGACACGTGTGTATTGTCCCAAACGAGAAATCAAAATTGGAATACTCACAAAAAATGGGCGAATCAATAACATCAACAGAAATCATTGTAGGTGAAGCAGAGGAAATAATGAAAGATTTAATTGAAGAGATTGATTTCATGGTTGTTGATTGTAAGATAATTAGAGATTTTGTTAGGGTTTTGAAAGTGGCTAAGTTAAGTGTTAATGGTGCGGTTTTGGTTTGTAAAAATGCGAGTTTGAGAAGTGGGAATTTTAAATGGGAAAATGTTGTTCTTGTTGAAGAAGAATCACGGCGAGTTGTTAGATCGGTTTTTCTTCCGGTAGGGATGGGAGTTGATATAGCACATGTTTCTGCTGTTGGGGGTAATTTGGGAAAAGATGGTTCTGGTCGGAGAAATAAAAGATGGATTAAGCATGTTGATCAACGATCTGGGGAGATGCATGTTATTAGAAgatga
- the LOC123887257 gene encoding 40S ribosomal protein S13-like gives MGRMHSKGKGISSSALPYKRSAASWQKITTQDVADTICKFAKKGLTPSQIGVILRDSHGIAQVKSITGSKILRILKAHALAPEIPEDLYHLIKKAVSIRKHLERNRKDKDSKFRLILVESRIHRLARYYKKTKKLPPVWKYESTTASTLVA, from the exons ATGGGTCGTATGCACAGTAAAGG TAAGGGTATTTCATCTTCTGCTTTACCATACAAGAGATCAGCAGCAAGTTGGCAAAAGATCACTACACAAgat GTGGCAGATACTATTTGCAAATTTGCAAAGAAAGGTTTGACTCCATCTCAGATTGGTGTCATTCTTCGTGACTCTCATGGAATTGCTCAGGTCAAGAGTATCACCGGAAGCAAAATCCTCCGTATCCTTAAGGCTCATG CACTTGCACCTGAAATTCCTGAGGATCTGTACCATTTGATCAAGAAGGCAGTTTCAATTAGGAAGCATCTGGAGAGGAATAGAAAGGATAAGGACTCCAAATTCAGGTTGATTCTTGTTGAGAGCAGAATCCACCGTCTTGCTCGTTATTACAAGAAGACCAAGAAGCTCCCCCCAGTCTGGAAGTA CGAATCAACAACTGCCAGCACTCTTGTTGCTTAG